In Leptolyngbya sp. NIES-2104, the genomic window TATCAGCAGCGTGACGAATCAGCGCAATAATGCGATCGAGATTTGCTAATGCAATCAGCAAACCTTGAAGAAGATGATCGCGGGCTTCTGCTTTTCGTAATTGGAACTGTGTTCGGCGCGTAATCGCTTCGACTCGGAAATCTAGAAACACGCTCAGGAACTGCTTCAGAGTCAGCAACTGCGGTTCACCATTCACCAGCGCCAACATATTCGCGCCGAAGTTTGCCTGAATCGGGGTTTGCTTATAAAGATTGTTCAGCACCACACGCGGATAAGCATCGCGTCGTAGTTCGATCACGACTCGCATTCCATCACGATCGCTTTCATCGCGCACATCAGAAATGCCATCGATCTTACGATCGTTGACTAATTCCGCAATCCGCTCGATCAAAGCTGCTTTGTTCGTTTGATACGGTAGCGCAGTAATGATGATCGCGTCTTTGTCCTGTCTGCCGCGTTGTTCAATTGTCTCGATCGAGGCGACACCCCGCATTGTGATCGAACCGCGTCCAGTGGTGTAAGCTTCTCGAATTCCTGTGCGTCCCAGGATTTGTGCGCCTGTGGGGAAGTCAGGACCTGGAATGTACTGCATCAAATCCAAATCGGTCAGATCTGGATTTTGAATAAGTGCAACTAACCCATCAATTAATTCACCTAAGTTGTGCGGTGGAATATTCGTTGCCATTCCGACCGCAATCCCAGAAGATCCGTTTAAGAGCAGTTGCGGAATACGGGACGGTAAAACGGTTGGCTCTTGAACTGAACCATCGAAGTTATCGGCAAAATCGACCGTTTCCGATTCAATGTCTTGCAGCAGTGAAAAGGCGGTGAGCGAAGTTAAGCGACATTCGGTGTATCGCATCGCGGCGGGTGGATCGTTATCGACCGAGCCGAAATTCCCGTGACCGTCGATCAAGGGCGATCGCATCGAAAAGTCCTGCGCCATCCGCACGAGTGCATCGTAAACGGCGGTGTCTCCGTGCGGGTGATATTTACCGAGGACTTCCCCGACGACACGAGCGCACTTTCTAAAGGGGCGATCGTGTGTCAGTCCGAGTTCGTGCATAGCATAGAGAATACGACGATGCACTGGTTTCAGCCCATCCCGTGCGTCCGGTAGCGCTCTTCCTACGATGACGCTCATCGCGTATTCCAGGTAAGACCGCTGCATTTCGTTGCGTAAATCGGTGGGAATAATCCGATCTTGGGGCGGTTCCTGGGAGAAGGTCATAGAAGACTCCGAAATACTTTTGTACTACCAACAAAGCAAACAAATATGAGCGAAAAAAGATGCCTAGAAAGTATACCTGCTTCGGCTCATATTGGTTAATTTTAGCACAAAATTAAGAATGCGTTCGGGGCTGAAATCCTTGTGAAATCTAGGGTTTTGCCCGGATTATTTCAGGATCGCCGTCAGCGCTTGCTTCACGCTCGGATATTCGTACTCGAAGCCGGTTGAAACGGTGCGTTGTGGCAAAACTTTTTGCCCTTCGAGTACGACGATCGCGCCATCTCCAAGCAGTGCTTCTAACGCAAATGCGGGAACAGGCAACCAAGACGGACGATTCATCACTTCGCCCAAAGTATTCGTCAAATCTGCCATTTTGACTGGGTTTGGAGCGGTGGCGTTATAGGTGCCTTCCATGCTCGAATCGATCAAGGCTTTGAGAATTAAATTGACTAAATCTTCGCGGTGAATCCAGGAAAACCATTGCTTTCCAGACCCGATCGGACCTCCGGCGAACACCCGAAACGGGGTCAGCATTTTACCGAGTGCGCCGCCGTTTTCTAAGACGATGCCGATTCGCAAAATCACGAGTCGAGTTCCAGAATCTTTTACCTTATTGGCTTCTGCTTCCCAAGCTCGACAGACTTCGGCTAAGAAATCTTGTCCCGATGCGCTCGATTCGTCGAATTCTGCGGTTTCACTCGTGCCATAAAAGCCGATCGCGGAAGCATTCACCAACACAGACGGTTTCGGGTCAGCTTGCGAAATGGCGCTCACCACATTTTGAGTGGTCAATGTTCGACTTTCTAAAAGCGATTTTTTCACTTCTGGAGTCCAGCGATTTTCAGCGATCGGTTCTCCTGCCAAATTCACCACACCATCACAGCCAGAAATTTTCGTCTGCCAGTCTCCCGATTCTTTCGGGTTGTAAGTCACGATTTCTAAGTTTGGAGATTGAGGAAGCTTGGATGCAGAACTGCGCGTGAATGCAACAACGGAATGCCCTTCTGCCAATAATTTTTCAACCAACCGTGAACCCACAAATCCGGTTGCCCCTGTCACCGCGACTTTCATAATCTTCAAGCCAAAACGCCATCTGCAAGTATATCGGGGATCAGTTGGGGTTGAGCGTGCCGATCGCTTTAAACCGATTTTGTGCGTCGAGTTGTAGCACGATCGCATCGCCTTGAGCGGGAACACCTCCCGTAATTGCGGTGATATTGACTTGGTGCGTGACCATGACGACGACTTGCCGATCGGATTTGTTTTGAATCATGAATTGGCGGAGTTGTTCAGTTTGGCGAGATTCAGTGGAGCGATCGCGAAAAAAAGAATTCAGTGCCGGAAACGGTTTAACTTTCCCCAAATCCAAAAGTCGCGCCGTTTCCAAACAGCGACACCACTGGCTGGATAAAACTCTTGCAACTGGAACTTGCCGCTGGCGAAACACCTGACCGATTTGCTTAGCTTGCCGTCTACCGTCTTGGGACAAATTGCGCTGAGTTGAACAATCGTTCAAGCGAAAATTTTTCGGATCGCCTGTTCCCGGAGCCAACGCATGACGCATCAGAATTACGGTGAAGGTTTCGACCTGACGCAGTTGTGACCAGACCGATCGATCAACTGGAGCAGGTTGAGCATTCACAGTCGGTTGAGGCACTTGGGAAAAAGTGCGATCGTATCCACATCCCACGATCAATAGCGACACTAGCCAGACAAATCGTTTCATTGAACAGCAACGGAGAGGGCGAATAACATCTTAAATTGATGTCTTTGAAGCGGACTTAATTTTTGTGGGTGGGGTGAGTGTGACAGTCGTGTGACAGTGCAGGAAGCGGACGAAATTCGCGCACTGACCGGATCAAGCTCCGATAGAGTAAAGCTCATCTCTACATTGTTCTATTCCTACCCGGAGGCACGTTGATGTCACTGCCGGAAAATCGTCGCATGATCATTGAAGTCGATGCGAATCACCCGGATTTACTCACTGGTTTAGAGGCTTGGTTACACCTTGGACTCTTGAGTGATCGTCAAGTTCTTAGACTAGGGCAACAGTATCTTACCGATGTTTTGCCTGAAGTATTCGAGCGACCGAGAGATTTCATTGCGCCTGTTGAGCCAGTGGTACAAGCTCCGCCGCCTCGTCGCGCTCCTGAGCCACCGCGTCAAACGTTCATCGGGCAAATTCTACGATCGCTGCAACAAGAACTAAGTGTCGTTTGGTTACTAGCGTTGGGTGTGTTTCTGGTTGTCATCTCGTCGGCGGTTTTGGCTGCGAGTCAGTGGCAAAATGTCTCACCGACGGGACAGTATTTAGTGTTGTTGAGCTATACGCTGATCTTTTGGGCTGTGGCGTTTTGGACAGGGCGAAAAGAAAACCTGCGCTTGACGGCTTCAACGTTGCAGACTTTGACATTGCTGTTGATTCCGGTGAATTTTTGGGCGATCGATCGCTTTTTGCTGCGATCAATTGAACCGATGTCGATCATCATTGCAATTACATCTGCGGGACTGTTAAGCGGAGTTGCGATCGCGCTGTTTCGACAAAGATTTTCGCGTTTTATTCCGATCGCGATTGTTGGCTATCTCGGTTTGAGCGTTCTACAGTGCGGTTGGAGTTTTGCAAATTTTCCGCTGATTGCTGTGTATCTGGGAGCGGTTGGAGCCGCGATCGTCGTGCGATCAATGGGAGTGATCGAAAATTCAACGATCGGGCTGACTTTCGCGCAAGGATATGTAGCTGGATTGTTGATTCTGCGGGCGATTTTGATTGCTGAGGTGGATATTGCTCAGTTAGGGTTAGCATTTGGCATTGTGGGATGGATTGTTGCTCGGATTGCACAGCAACAATCTTGGTCGGTCTTGTGGATTGTGAGTGGTAGCTTGCTCAGTTTAGGATGGTTGGTTTCTGTTGCTTCTGTTGTATGGCAAGCATTAGGCGTGAGTGGATTAGCGCTTTTATTGTGGTGGAAATTGCTGCAACGGTATGAGCGGCGATTCGATGTGATTGGGTTACTGGTCGTTGGATTGCAATCGCTTTGGTTAGTTTGGCGCTTAGTTCCAAACTCAGTGCAAACGCAAATTGTGAACACTGCCACTAATTTGACTCAAGCTCCTTTGATCGCATTGTTAGGAATTGTGCTGCTGCCGTATTTGGTTGGAATCATGACGATCGCGGCAAGGTTCGATCGCGATCAGAAACCAGAATTAGCAAAATTTACAGAAGAAATTGCGCTAGTGTTCGGATTGGGATTAACTGCTCTAAGCTTCTTTGCGCCTGCAACTCGCACCTTGAATCTGATTGCTTCAACTTTGATTTTAGGACGATCGACTCATCGCAAACAGAATCCGACATGGCTCAGTTATGTGACTCATGGCGTGGGATTGGCAGGACTCATTGCAGCGATCGATTGGCGATTTCCAACTTTGGATCAAGCGGCTTGGGCGTGTATTTTCTTGGGAAGTGCGATCGCCGAATGGAGCTTTAGCCAACTC contains:
- a CDS encoding TIGR01777 family oxidoreductase, with the protein product MKVAVTGATGFVGSRLVEKLLAEGHSVVAFTRSSASKLPQSPNLEIVTYNPKESGDWQTKISGCDGVVNLAGEPIAENRWTPEVKKSLLESRTLTTQNVVSAISQADPKPSVLVNASAIGFYGTSETAEFDESSASGQDFLAEVCRAWEAEANKVKDSGTRLVILRIGIVLENGGALGKMLTPFRVFAGGPIGSGKQWFSWIHREDLVNLILKALIDSSMEGTYNATAPNPVKMADLTNTLGEVMNRPSWLPVPAFALEALLGDGAIVVLEGQKVLPQRTVSTGFEYEYPSVKQALTAILK
- a CDS encoding histidine phosphatase family protein, which codes for MKRFVWLVSLLIVGCGYDRTFSQVPQPTVNAQPAPVDRSVWSQLRQVETFTVILMRHALAPGTGDPKNFRLNDCSTQRNLSQDGRRQAKQIGQVFRQRQVPVARVLSSQWCRCLETARLLDLGKVKPFPALNSFFRDRSTESRQTEQLRQFMIQNKSDRQVVVMVTHQVNITAITGGVPAQGDAIVLQLDAQNRFKAIGTLNPN